DNA sequence from the Brachybacterium sp. P6-10-X1 genome:
GGGATCGTCGCGCACGTCTCCGCGATCGCCGACTCCACCGACCTGCCCCTGATGCTGTACGACATCCCCGGCCGCACCGGTACCCCGCTCGCCTACGAGACGCTGCTGCGCCTGGGCGAGCACGAGAAGGTCCTGGCGATCAAGGATGCCAAGGCGAACCTCCAGCAGGCTTCCCTGGTGATGGAGCAGACGGACCTGACGTACTACTCCGGCGAGGACGCCCTGAACCTGGCGTGGCTGGCGATCGGCGCCTCCGGCATGGTGTCCGTGGTCGGCCAGGTCGCCGGTGACCTGGAGCGGAAGATGGTCGATGCCGTAGACCGCTCCGACCTCGCCGCCGCCCGGGACGCCCATCACGGCCTCGTCCCCATCGTCGAGGCCATCATGAATCGCATCCCCGGGGCCGTCGCCGCCAAGGCCGCCCTCGCCCTGCAGGGGGTGCTGCCCCACGCCGCCATGCGTGGTCCCCACGTCCCCGCCGACGTCGATCAGCTGCGGGCGCTGGCCGAGGCGCTGGAGGCGGTGGACGGCATCCCCTCCTGCGACCCGGCTCGGAGACCCCTGTGACCACCGCCTTCTCCCAGCGACTGCATCAGGCGCCGAAACTGCGCAGCGGCTCGCTGCGCATCACGCCGCTGGGCGGACTCGGCGACGTCGGCCGGAACATGACCGTGTTCGAGATCGAGGGCCGCCTGCTGATCATCGACTGCGGCGTGCTCTTCCCCGAGGACGCACAGCCCGGCGTGGACCTGATCCTCCCGGACTTCGACCTCCTCCGAGACCGCCTCGACGACATCGCGGCGATCGTGCTGACCCACGGGCACGAGGACCACATCGGGGCGGTGCCCTACCTG
Encoded proteins:
- the dapA gene encoding 4-hydroxy-tetrahydrodipicolinate synthase, producing MTSTAPRPARPFGTVGTAMVTPMTEDAHEIDLDAAQELAVHVTEHGNDMIVVSGTTGEAPTLTDVEKLELARAVRAAVGPEIKVIAGVGTYDTAHSIDLAREHAKLGLDGLLVVTPYYSKPTQAGIVAHVSAIADSTDLPLMLYDIPGRTGTPLAYETLLRLGEHEKVLAIKDAKANLQQASLVMEQTDLTYYSGEDALNLAWLAIGASGMVSVVGQVAGDLERKMVDAVDRSDLAAARDAHHGLVPIVEAIMNRIPGAVAAKAALALQGVLPHAAMRGPHVPADVDQLRALAEALEAVDGIPSCDPARRPL